CCGCATAACCCGCGGGCGGCAGCCAACATATCCGAATAGGCTTTGATATTCCCGACAATGGGTAAACTGTCGGCAATAGCCCGCCGGATGACAGGAGCTTTTTCGGGGGTACAACCTGCACCGTAGAAATAGACGGAGTTAATCGTCCCTTCCGGTAGTTGTGGCAGGAGAGAATGTGTCAGTTCTTGTTGAACTTCCTCTTCCGATTGGAAGAAAGGGTTAAGCCCTTTCGTTCCAATTCGTTTGATAGGTGTGTCGTTGAGTACGACACACCAGTCGGTCTTGGTAGAACCGCTGTCTGCAATCAGTATCATATCTTAATGTATATTTTCTTTTTATATAGTATATATCCTATTGCCCAGTTGAGCAGGACGAACAGTATGGCGAAAGCTAGTGCCCCCCCTTCGTTTCCGAAAATGGGTTGCAGGGTACCGGCATAAAAGGCTTGCTGCAAGGAAGTGCTTTCTCCCTGGCAAGTAACGGTTATGACGCCTAGCAGGATGGCGAGAACATCTGCCAGCACATAGATAAAGAGCGGATTCACTCCGAAAGATTCGAAGAAATGGCTCCATTTCTTGTACCCTTTCAGGTCGATAATCCAGACAAGCAAAGCCAACAGGCTCGAGCCCAGTCCGCAAGTGACCAGGACAAAAGTCGGTGACCATATCTTTTTGTTGAACGGGCATCCGTAGCTGAGCAGGAAACCAGCGAAAGTGAGGATAGTTCCGATAAGGAAGAGTCGTTCGAGTTTTTCGCGAATGTCTTTGACTTCCATCAATAGTTTACCGACGCAGAAACCTATCAGTACGTGTGCGATGGAAGGGATAGTGCTGAGAAGTCCTTCCGGGTCAATGTGGTTGTCTTGATACATATGCGCGTCTCCCAAGATGCTCCGGTCTACAATGGAAAGAATGTTCGTTTCGTTGTAGGCAAAGCCGTTGCCGGTGATAAGAATGATAAAGTAACCTGCCAATAATACAAAAATCAGATAGGGGATATACTTGTGTTTGA
The DNA window shown above is from Bacteroides faecium and carries:
- a CDS encoding acyltransferase family protein, with translation MNVTSNKRLLALDVMRGITIAGMILVNNPGSWGYVYPPLKHAQWNGLTPTDLVFPFFMFIMGISTYISLRKYNFTFSTPAALKIIKRTIVIFLIGIAINWFALLCYHHDPLPFAQIRVLGVMQRLALCYGASALIALLIKHKYIPYLIFVLLAGYFIILITGNGFAYNETNILSIVDRSILGDAHMYQDNHIDPEGLLSTIPSIAHVLIGFCVGKLLMEVKDIREKLERLFLIGTILTFAGFLLSYGCPFNKKIWSPTFVLVTCGLGSSLLALLVWIIDLKGYKKWSHFFESFGVNPLFIYVLADVLAILLGVITVTCQGESTSLQQAFYAGTLQPIFGNEGGALAFAILFVLLNWAIGYILYKKKIYIKI